The genomic region ACACAGGCTTTCTGATGTTAGGAGCAACTGTGTTAACAGAAATACTTTAAATGAAGAGTAACAAATTATGTGTTTTATTTTCCAGTTGTTGTCACGGTTTCATTAACATCTGGTCTGATCAAGCATTCTCTTTGCTACAGCTCAGCAGAGAGTCAAGGCACTCCAGTCCCCGGCTTCATTTGGGCCTTTGGGCTCTCACAGCATGCTGAGCTCGATCAGGCGTCCGGCAAACACTCCTAATGTGCCAATAATACACACCGCCATAAACACACATAGAAGTATGTGATCCAGGACCATGGCAACAAATTTCCATTCCTCTGCGGCCTAGAAAGAAACACACAAGTAGTCAGTTGAAGGTAGAAAAAGTGTCAGAAATAACAAAAACTTATGAAGGAAAAATGTTCTCACATTGTTGGACTCCTCGTCGCTTTTCATTGTGTCTGCGATGTATTTAACACCTTCGATGGCACTGCGTACGTCAGGATTTTTTGTTATGGGAGATTGGTAAGTGACTGAGGCTGGCATAGGTTTCCCTGAAATGTCAGAGATGTCAAAATCGGCAGGAAATAGACGCTTTTCCTGTCGTTCCTGGGATGGTCGTTTCATAGTGGAGAAAAACATCAGGTTTGGAATGGTATCTATGAAGATCTGTGGgagaaaaggagaaaaaaagtcaacataATGTCACTGATCTCTGATCTGAATCTCAACAATagctcaaagtaaaaaaaaatatccctAAATATATGTGAAGTTTATAAACACCTGAAAAACTAGTaaaagatatttcacaatattactgcttggatcaaataaatgcaggcttggtgagcagaaaataattatttaaaaaacattaaaaatcttattgttcaaacttttttctcattATATTGACTatttgcatattattttttaactttataaatGCTGCTAGGTTCATGCTATTGTTAATACTTCATACTTTGAGTATATTTTCCTTAAATGTACACATGGCTTTGGATTAACACCAATGATTTAGGAGACCTGCTCCTTTTGTGACATTGTGACTTGATGTTTTAGATAAGATAagatttaaaataacttattctGCTAATACAAGCCAGTATAAGTCAGGTCTGTTACAACACTAATAaactttatttgtttaattttggtTAATAGTGCAATGTAAAAAGATCAGGCTCTGTTACACCCATGTACTATTTACTATTTCACTTCAAAGCTGACTTATTACTATAAAATTgaatatgtacagtcaagcccaaaattattcatacccctggcaaattctgacttaaagttacttttatttaaccagcaagtttttttttgttttttttttattagaaatgacacagacatctcccagaagataagacgatgtacaagaggcatcattgtggaaaaaaataattactcatcttttatttacatttgaacaaaaagtggcatgtccaaaaatattcatacccttctcaataatcaatagaaaggcctttattggctattacagcatcaaacgcttcctataattgctgagcagctttttgcatgtctccactgtttttttttttttgtccattcatctttagcgatgagctccaactctttcaggttgaagggtctccttgccatcaccctgatctttagctccctccacagattctcaattggatttaagtcaggctTTAAGTCAGATTTaagccactgcaaaacgttcatgtttttgtctgctaactatttcttcaccacttttacggtgtgttttgggtcgtctgaccataaaacagaagaccagaggacttcttctttgtccagatgagcatttgcaaaggccaagcgggcttttgtgtgccttatctggataagtggtgtccattggactgtctgccttgagatgttgctaccagcagagcccagattgatcaggatgaccttggtggtgatccttggatttttttttacctcactcactatccttctggccagcacaggtgtcacttttggcttccgaccacatcctctgagatttttcacagtacagaacgtcttgtattttttaataatactttgcactgtagccactggaacttcaaaacatttagatatggtcttatagccctttcctgacttgtaagcaaccacaatgtgcagccgcagatTCTCAGTGAGCTAATTTGtgttagccatgactgtccataaaccaacagcagagaacttCTGTTTTTgatctgttgagttgattaaaacagctgttcccaatgaatcagggtaattaggatgctttagaacagcttggactatttggaatggtatagaactttggattttcccatagactgtgacagttattagggtatgaataatttcggacatgtcactttttgttcaaatgtaaataaaagctgagaattatttttttccacaacgatacattgtcttattatcttttgggagaagcctgtgtcatttccggtccaaaaaaatacttgatggttaaataaaagtaactttaagtcagaattttccaggggtatgaataattttgggcttgattgTATGTTTATTAGATAATATGAAAAACGGAAGTTCTGGAAGCCAGTGTGTGGATAAATAATAGGCTACTTTATCACTATAAGCCAAGCATACTTAGAATactacattttcatatatatatctatctctctctctctctctctctctatatatatatatatataattatattttcatcaCAAGTATATTTTAATCAATTTAGTACAAGTATATAGCAAATATTCTGTATATTTGGCAGTATAAGCCAATCTATACCTTTGTTAAGCACATCTCTcataagtacataaaaagtagactaaaAGTATACTctcttatttataatttaaaagaaGTATGCCAATGCAAGCatactttaaataacttttttttgtaaGAGCATTCATACCATTAAATCTTGCTAAACTCTCATGTCACTCCAAATTTGTATGACTTTTTCTCATGTAACACAAAAGTAGAAGCTGTTCCTTTCCATACATACCTTGCGGACCCAAGCAGGCATAGTGTGTGTGCTGGGGGAACGGTGGTGTGTGTTGATGACAATCACAGTGATGATGATGGAAGCAATGACAAAAATCATGGTGAAGAGCATGTATTTGCCAATGAGTGGAACAGCACTGGAGGTGGAGGGGATCAACTCAACAATGACCAGCAAGAACACAGTCAGAGAGAGCAGGACAGAAATGCTGAGGGTCATCTTCTCACCTAGACAGAAGCAAGTAAAGTTCAAAAAGTCCATTaagcttataataaaaaaataataatcaaatggGATCGAGTACCTTTCATTTGTAATATTAAATAGGGATGACCCCACAAacacagtcttaagtagcactaagtatatttgtagcaatagccaacaatacgttgtcttttatgccaaaaatcactaggataaGTAAGAATAAGTAAAGATCaggttccaagaagatatttttttaatttcctactgtaaatatatcaaaatataatttttgattaatacaatgcattgctaggaacttcacttggacaactttaaaggtgattttcttaatattcagatttttttgcaccttcagattccagactttcaaatagttgtatttcggccaaatattgtcctatcccaactaatacataaatgaaaagcttattcagctttcaggtaatgtatacatctcaatttaaagAAATTGACCTTTATAATTGGTTTTGTTGTCCacggtcacatatatatttaaatatactacGAGAACATtttcaacaaaaacaaaaaaagaaatataataattttggccatattgcacacacatacacacacaaaaacacaaatggTTACCAGAGTCTGTAGGCAGGTAGAACACAAGCCCAGTGAGGAAGGAGAACAGCATGCAGGGGATGATGACGTTCACAATGAAATAAAGTGGCAGGCGGAGCAACAGGAAGTGATAAGTGATATCAAGGTAGGGCGTATCTGGACAGCAAGCGTAATACACCCAGTGTTTCCAGTTCCTGTAATCCTTCATCACCCATTCCCCGCTCTCCATGAAATTACTGAGGTCCGGTCTGTCGTTGTCCTACACAAATACAAGATGTATGAATAAACTGGatcatacacatacatacaataAGCAATTTACATATACTTCTACTGCATCCATTGAGTGTGGTGTTATATTTACTGGGTTGATAATGACAAGGTTGCCATCGTATGTCCACGTTCCAAGTTTCATGCTGCAGTTTTGCAGGTCGAAGGGAAAGTGAAGGACGACAATCTCACAGTAGCTCTTAAAGATTGCTGGAGGAGTCCATGTTATCATACCAGTGTGCTCCAATAAGACCTTTGTCTCATGGACGATGGCAAAGTCACCATCAGCACTGcacatacacaaataaataaagctaTCAGACTAGGAATATGCATGCATTTATATTTTCTAAAAGAGTTACACTAAAATACTACAGGTGCAAAGAGTGAAAGTTCTGGATGAAGTGACTCATACTTGTTATAAAGCACTAAATCAGGTTTCCAGATGTCAGTGGAGGGAATTCTGATCTTCCTGATGCCACCGTAGTCATCAGGATTCCACCTCAGATTCACATCCTTCCATTGCTGAACATCAGATAAGgagaaaaaagaatgaataattaatttgatattaatttaaaattaataaacaaaatcactacaaaatgtattcagaatcatcatttaaaaatattgagaaagacAATACAAGGTGCATAACAGTAACGAGAAATTgtgctttttacaaaaaaaataatgattctttttttttttaaggttaaaTGTGACCTACACATTTTTCTTGACAGGTTTCATGACATTTTTGAAAGTacagaatatgtttttaacattgccTAAATCTCAGTTTTTGTTCAtaccactaccagtcaaaagtttttgagtaaagttaaaatgtaattcaaagtacaacaaaaacaatatgtttgctatttttttttttttttctatttgaatatattttaaaatgtaatttaattcctgagatttcgaagctgaatttttagcatcgtcactccagtcacatgatccttcagaaatcattctaatattctgatttgctgctcaaaaaacatgtattattattataacattgaaaacagctgagtacatttttttcaggtttctttgatgaatggaaaggacagaagaacagcatttatctgaaatagaaatcttttgtaacattataaatgtttttatccaaagctccaggcttttgaatggtatagtgtataatgttacaaaagctttttatttcagataaatgctaatcattggatctttctattcatcaaagaatcctgaaaaaatgtacttaactgtaaATACTGACGATAATAAttaaatgtttcctgaacagtatattagaatgaattctgaaggatcacgtgaaactgaagactggagtaatgctgaaaaattagctttgatcacccgaataaattacatttttaaatatatattcgaatagaaatcagatgttttaaatagtaaaaatatttcacaatattactgcttttattgtattttatatcaaataactgcaggcttggtgagcagaagagacttctttaaaaaaaaaaaactattaaaaacttttgactggtaaatcAATTTTCCCACAGTAAACACTTTGATATCAACTGATATCTATTTTGAATGCAGCACACAGGAACTGAAAGTGCAGTTGAAACCCACACCTGCTTTAGCCGCACATTGCTGGTGACAATCTGATTAACTTCATCCTGCAAATAAGAAAGAAAGGAAAGATAATGAAAGGCAAGAgaaaacaaaatgtttatttgaacagtgtaAACATATGAATAAACTTAAATCAGAATTCAAGAAACAGAAATAAACAGAGGTATAATTTACCACACTGATAAGCTGAATGAGCTGTAGTCCCACAGTAACCACTACCGGATCCTTAAAATGGCTGACAGGACGAACAACCTTGTTATATCCGGTAAACAGAATTTTAACTAATTTCGTCTCATCTTCTGAGCACAGTGCTGGTCCTgtaacacacaaatacacacacacacacacacacacacacacacacacacacacacacacacacacacacacacactatttagTTGCTCTGTGAGAAAATGTTATCACCCCACTCTtcttacacacaaacacacatgtccATCCTAAATGCCACAGAGGATTAAGGTTGATGGAGTCAAGCAACTGcatatgacacacacacacacacacacacacacacacacacacacacacacacacacacacacacacacacacacacacacagatgaaacacTATGACATGCAATCTATGTCTGAGTAATGTCACTATTCTTTATAACCAGAACTAACAGAAGTAATGCAGAAATTTAGCTTGTAAATAATCAACTTATTCTGGTAACTGGTTTCTGGGTGGTCAAATTAGGAAATTTAGTTTCATTACATTTCTAAACCATGTTGTTCTGagaataataaagtaaaaattatttttttttcatatgtgaccctggaccacaaaaccagtcttaagtagcacgggtaaatttgcagcaatagccaaaaataaatttttaataaaaattattgattttccttttatgccaaaaatcactgggataataagatattttgtaaatttcctaccataaatgtatcaaaacttaatttttgattactaaatatgcattgctaagaacttcatttggacaactttaaaggcgattttcttaatattcagatttttttgcacccttagattccagattttcaaatagttgcatctcagccaaatattgttctattctaacaaaccatacatcattgtaAAGCTCATTTATTTAgcacccaggtgaaaaaaaattgacccttaagactggttttgtggttcagggtcacatatgtgtctgcccaactcaatccgaacagctgagtccttagccatcttcaagaatcggctaaaaacacatctctttcatttttatttgaccctctaactctagcaccctctattctaattctaatttttaggcctctaacactagcttgctttttcttttctttccatttattatataatttaaaaaaaaaacttgctacgTTTACTGCATTaagctaaatgagacttgtcatagcacttgcatgttattgctcttttgttgattttgattgcttccattttcctcttttgtaagtcgctttggataaaagcatttgctaaatgtctaaatgtaacaAATGTAATGTTAATGACTGAATGTGACCATTTAAATTGAAATGTTGACTTGATTTCAACATCAGGACTATTGTTCTATCAGTTTGAGTACTGGTAAATGAGTGAGCTATTGAGTCCACATTTATATTTACAGTATTTgagataaaacaaacaaaaaaagaagagtGTTTTCGGTTTAAGCTCGGGCCACAACCGGTATCGGATTTACACTTCACAGTATCACTTCTCCCTGCTGAAAAGAGCCTTGATTTCAGACTCATCCAAGAGGTTTGGcaaaaaagaaacagaaaatataaagaGAGAGACGAGGCGAGTATTTGTCAGCAAATATCACAAAACTGACCGCTGACAGACTGATCTCACATTAGCCACAGACCACTTGAATGAGACcggtgttgtgccttttttcgacccctgccaaattatgaccccctctcgttgaaagcgctacctgattgcctaatcctaaccccacccctaatcctaacccctcccccacacctaaccctaaacctaccaatactaggggggtagtaatctggcgggggtcagaattcggCACAACACCGGCAGGCCGCGCACTtgcacctgtcaatcaaacacgACCCATAGTATGCATAGCATTCACGTAGCATAGAAATCTTTTAAAGGTGTTCACAAATACATAACAGCAATATATTCCTATGGAAATGAACTTGTATCAGTTTCTAATAAAAGCTCGGGTGAAAAGTACGTTTGTTTTTTTGTCACAGAGGTTGTTTCTAGGTAAGTACACTGTTCTTCTCCATAACAGATTAGATTTATAATATCAGTTAAACTTAAGTCTTCAGCAATGTATTTCAACTCA from Garra rufa chromosome 12, GarRuf1.0, whole genome shotgun sequence harbors:
- the chrna1 gene encoding acetylcholine receptor subunit alpha, translated to MKNFILILPILPFLFGPALCSEDETKLVKILFTGYNKVVRPVSHFKDPVVVTVGLQLIQLISVDEVNQIVTSNVRLKQQWKDVNLRWNPDDYGGIRKIRIPSTDIWKPDLVLYNNADGDFAIVHETKVLLEHTGMITWTPPAIFKSYCEIVVLHFPFDLQNCSMKLGTWTYDGNLVIINPDNDRPDLSNFMESGEWVMKDYRNWKHWVYYACCPDTPYLDITYHFLLLRLPLYFIVNVIIPCMLFSFLTGLVFYLPTDSGEKMTLSISVLLSLTVFLLVIVELIPSTSSAVPLIGKYMLFTMIFVIASIIITVIVINTHHRSPSTHTMPAWVRKIFIDTIPNLMFFSTMKRPSQERQEKRLFPADFDISDISGKPMPASVTYQSPITKNPDVRSAIEGVKYIADTMKSDEESNNAAEEWKFVAMVLDHILLCVFMAVCIIGTLGVFAGRLIELSML